One window from the genome of Marinobacter sp. es.048 encodes:
- the paaI gene encoding hydroxyphenylacetyl-CoA thioesterase PaaI — translation MSEMDPQLLAEECAKAMFARDRASQKLGMNIESVAPGKAVITMTVTGDMIQGHGSCHGGYLFTLADSAFAFACNSYDRATVASGCSIDYMYGAKEGDQLTATAEEQARGGRTGVYDITLTNQDGRKVALFRGRSYEVRGTVRNSEETA, via the coding sequence ATGAGCGAGATGGATCCGCAATTACTCGCCGAAGAATGCGCGAAAGCCATGTTCGCGCGGGACCGCGCCAGCCAGAAGCTGGGCATGAACATTGAATCTGTCGCCCCGGGCAAGGCGGTCATCACCATGACCGTAACCGGCGACATGATCCAGGGCCACGGTTCCTGCCACGGCGGCTACCTGTTCACCCTGGCCGATTCGGCCTTTGCCTTTGCCTGTAACAGCTATGACCGGGCCACCGTTGCCTCCGGCTGCAGCATTGATTACATGTACGGCGCCAAAGAAGGCGACCAGCTGACTGCCACCGCCGAAGAGCAGGCCCGCGGCGGTCGCACCGGCGTCTACGACATCACATTAACCAATCAGGATGGCCGCAAGGTTGCCCTGTTCCGGGGCCGTTCCTACGAGGTTCGTGGCACCGTACGCAATTCGGAGGAAACTGCATGA
- the paaA gene encoding 1,2-phenylacetyl-CoA epoxidase subunit PaaA, which translates to MYAQLVETGAKRLKTKEEMSPEEREFQEKVDAETKIEPKNWMPEGYRKTLVRQISQHAHSEVVGMLPEGNWVTRAPTLKRKLQLMAKIQDEAGHGLYLYSAMETLGADRDEEIEKLHQGKAKYSSIFNYPTLNWADMGAVGWLVDGAAIVNQVVLQRTSYGPYSRAMIRICKEESFHQRQGYQILLDMMREGTEEQKAMVQDAINRLWWPALMMFGPHDDESPNSQQSMAWKIKRKSNDELRQMFIDQTVPQLEFLGCTAPDPDLKYNEETGHYDFGEINWQEFYDVLKGNGPCNRERIKTRKNAIDEGAWVREAAVAYAEKQKQRAQAA; encoded by the coding sequence ATGTACGCCCAGCTCGTTGAAACCGGCGCCAAGCGCCTGAAGACCAAAGAAGAAATGTCGCCCGAAGAGCGCGAGTTTCAGGAAAAGGTCGACGCCGAAACCAAAATCGAACCCAAAAACTGGATGCCGGAAGGCTACCGGAAGACCCTGGTTCGCCAGATTTCGCAGCACGCTCACTCCGAAGTGGTTGGCATGCTGCCGGAAGGCAACTGGGTAACCCGCGCGCCTACTCTCAAGCGCAAACTCCAGTTGATGGCCAAGATTCAGGACGAAGCGGGCCACGGCCTGTACCTATACAGCGCCATGGAAACTCTGGGTGCTGACCGTGACGAAGAGATCGAGAAGCTGCATCAGGGAAAGGCCAAATATTCCAGCATCTTTAACTATCCGACCCTGAACTGGGCCGATATGGGCGCTGTTGGCTGGCTGGTGGATGGCGCCGCCATCGTTAACCAGGTGGTGCTGCAGCGCACCTCCTATGGCCCCTACTCCCGCGCCATGATCCGCATCTGTAAGGAAGAAAGCTTCCACCAGCGTCAGGGTTACCAGATCCTGCTGGACATGATGCGTGAAGGCACCGAAGAGCAGAAAGCCATGGTGCAGGACGCTATTAACCGTTTGTGGTGGCCGGCCCTGATGATGTTCGGACCGCACGATGACGAGTCCCCGAACTCCCAGCAATCCATGGCGTGGAAGATCAAGCGCAAGAGCAACGACGAACTGCGCCAGATGTTCATTGATCAAACCGTGCCGCAGCTTGAGTTCCTTGGCTGCACCGCGCCGGATCCGGATCTGAAGTACAACGAAGAAACCGGCCACTACGATTTCGGCGAAATCAACTGGCAGGAATTCTATGACGTTCTCAAGGGCAACGGTCCGTGCAACCGCGAGCGTATCAAAACTCGCAAGAACGCAATTGATGAAGGCGCCTGGGTCCGTGAAGCGGCAGTCGCCTATGCCGAAAAACAAAAACAGCGCGCGCAAGCCGCCTGA
- a CDS encoding ABC transporter ATP-binding protein: MLSIKGLVTSYGQIEVLHDVDIHINSGEIVSLVGANGAGKSTLLMTISGLQPTDRGAITFEGKDLSKISADQRVADGIVQVPEGRQVFKDLSVHDNLLLGAYTRGKTPEVMDDLERMYTKFPILRQKRHNLAGELSGGQQQMLAMGRALMAKPRLLLLDEPSMGLAPLIIEEIFNIVKELKEEGITIFLVEQNASQALALADRGYVLETGKVVIEGTGRELLSNEKVREAYLGM; encoded by the coding sequence ATGCTGTCTATCAAGGGGCTGGTGACGTCCTACGGCCAGATTGAAGTTCTGCATGATGTGGACATTCACATCAACAGCGGCGAGATCGTGTCACTCGTAGGCGCCAATGGCGCTGGCAAATCGACGCTGTTGATGACCATCTCGGGTCTTCAGCCTACAGACCGCGGTGCCATCACCTTCGAAGGCAAGGATCTGTCAAAGATCAGTGCCGATCAGCGGGTGGCTGACGGGATTGTTCAGGTGCCTGAAGGCCGGCAGGTGTTCAAGGATCTCAGTGTGCATGACAACCTGCTGCTGGGCGCCTACACCCGGGGTAAAACGCCCGAGGTGATGGACGATCTGGAGCGCATGTACACCAAGTTCCCGATCTTACGCCAGAAGCGGCATAATCTGGCTGGCGAGCTATCCGGTGGTCAGCAGCAGATGCTGGCGATGGGTCGTGCTCTTATGGCCAAGCCAAGGCTCTTGCTTCTGGACGAGCCGAGCATGGGGCTGGCGCCGTTGATCATTGAAGAGATCTTCAACATCGTCAAAGAGCTCAAGGAAGAGGGTATTACCATATTCCTGGTGGAGCAGAATGCTTCTCAGGCACTGGCGCTGGCGGATCGCGGCTATGTGCTGGAGACTGGCAAGGTGGTGATTGAAGGGACCGGACGTGAGCTGCTCAGCAATGAGAAAGTGCGGGAAGCCTACCTGGGCATGTAA
- the pcaF gene encoding 3-oxoadipyl-CoA thiolase — protein sequence MSTDNTLKDAYIVDAIRTPIGRYGGALSAVRADDLGAIPIKALTERHPDLDWSKVDDVLYGCANQAGEDNRDVARMSLLLAGLPVDVPGSTINRLCGSGMDAIGSAARAIRTGETRLMIAGGVESMSRAPFVMGKAESAFSRKAEIFDTTIGWRFVNPVLKKQYGIDSMPETAENVAADFNVSREDQDAFALRSQQRTAAAQKEGRLAAEITPVTIPRRKQDPLVVDTDEHPRETSLEKLASLPTPFREDGTVTAGNASGVNDGACALLLAGADALKQYNLKPRARIVAMSTAGVEPRIMGFGPAPATRKVLATAGLELADMDVIELNEAFAAQALAVTRDLGLPDDAGHVNPNGGAIALGHPLGMSGARLVTTALNELERRHAAGQKAQYALCTMCIGVGQGIALIIERTDSVA from the coding sequence ATGAGCACCGACAATACCCTTAAAGACGCCTACATCGTCGATGCCATCCGCACCCCCATCGGTCGTTACGGCGGCGCCCTTTCCGCCGTGCGTGCAGATGACCTGGGCGCCATTCCCATCAAGGCGCTGACCGAACGTCATCCGGATCTGGACTGGTCGAAAGTTGACGACGTGCTCTACGGCTGCGCCAATCAGGCCGGTGAAGACAATCGCGACGTTGCCCGCATGTCCCTGCTGCTGGCAGGCCTGCCGGTAGACGTCCCGGGCAGCACCATCAACCGCCTGTGCGGTTCCGGTATGGATGCGATTGGCAGTGCAGCCCGCGCAATTCGCACTGGCGAGACCCGGCTGATGATTGCCGGCGGCGTCGAATCCATGTCACGGGCTCCCTTCGTTATGGGCAAGGCCGAGTCTGCATTCAGCCGCAAGGCGGAGATTTTTGACACCACCATCGGCTGGCGCTTTGTAAACCCGGTACTGAAAAAGCAGTACGGCATTGATTCCATGCCCGAGACAGCCGAGAACGTGGCAGCCGATTTCAACGTCTCCCGGGAAGACCAGGACGCGTTCGCCCTGCGCAGTCAGCAACGCACCGCGGCAGCGCAGAAAGAAGGCCGACTGGCCGCTGAAATCACACCGGTGACCATTCCCCGTCGCAAGCAGGACCCGCTGGTGGTGGATACCGATGAGCACCCCCGTGAAACCAGCCTTGAAAAGCTGGCCTCGCTGCCGACCCCGTTCCGCGAAGACGGTACGGTGACTGCGGGCAATGCGTCCGGTGTCAATGACGGGGCCTGTGCCCTGCTGCTGGCCGGAGCTGACGCCCTCAAACAGTACAACCTCAAGCCCCGCGCCCGGATTGTTGCCATGTCAACCGCCGGTGTGGAGCCACGGATCATGGGCTTTGGCCCGGCACCGGCGACCCGCAAGGTTCTGGCTACTGCCGGCCTGGAGCTGGCCGATATGGATGTGATTGAGCTGAATGAAGCCTTCGCAGCCCAGGCCCTCGCCGTAACCCGGGACCTGGGTCTGCCAGATGACGCCGGGCACGTGAACCCGAACGGTGGCGCCATCGCCCTGGGCCACCCTCTGGGCATGAGCGGTGCCCGGCTGGTGACCACGGCCCTGAACGAACTGGAACGCCGCCATGCCGCGGGCCAAAAAGCCCAGTATGCCCTGTGCACCATGTGCATCGGCGTTGGCCAGGGGATCGCGCTGATTATTGAACGGACGGATTCGGTGGCCTGA
- the paaD gene encoding 1,2-phenylacetyl-CoA epoxidase subunit PaaD, producing MPQHGDSDSRSAVDILIASDRVPANARPDLLTEDDIWALLEEVKDPEVPAVSVVELGIVRAVHWDGKELSIDVTPTYSGCPATELIEELIAEALRAAGFRDPKINQVLTPAWTTDWITDEGKEKLRAFGIAPPEGSSSKMSLLGEPEVIACPHCGSKDTERVSEFGSTACKALYRCKECLEPFDYFKCI from the coding sequence ATGCCACAACATGGTGATTCAGACAGCCGGTCAGCTGTCGACATTCTGATTGCCAGTGATCGGGTGCCGGCAAATGCCCGCCCCGATCTGCTGACAGAGGACGACATCTGGGCACTTCTTGAAGAGGTCAAAGACCCTGAAGTGCCGGCAGTCAGTGTCGTGGAGCTCGGCATTGTCCGGGCGGTTCACTGGGACGGCAAAGAACTGTCCATTGATGTGACCCCGACCTACTCCGGGTGCCCGGCCACCGAACTGATTGAAGAGCTGATTGCTGAAGCCTTGCGTGCTGCGGGCTTCCGGGATCCAAAAATCAATCAGGTGCTGACCCCTGCCTGGACCACCGACTGGATCACAGACGAAGGCAAAGAAAAGCTTCGGGCATTCGGTATCGCGCCACCCGAGGGCAGCTCCAGCAAAATGAGCCTGCTCGGAGAACCGGAAGTCATTGCATGCCCTCATTGCGGCAGCAAAGACACCGAACGGGTCAGCGAGTTCGGATCCACCGCCTGCAAAGCCCTTTATCGTTGCAAGGAATGCCTCGAGCCCTTCGACTATTTCAAATGCATCTAG
- the paaB gene encoding 1,2-phenylacetyl-CoA epoxidase subunit PaaB, with product MSEWRLYEVFVRSKHGLNHKHVGSVHASDAEMAMENARDLYTRRSEGVSIWVVPSDTITASASDEKEVLFDPSEDKVYRHASFYKLPDEVGHM from the coding sequence ATGTCTGAATGGCGCCTTTACGAAGTCTTTGTACGGTCCAAGCACGGCCTGAACCACAAACATGTGGGCAGCGTGCATGCCTCTGACGCCGAAATGGCCATGGAAAACGCCCGTGATCTGTATACACGCCGCAGCGAAGGCGTGAGTATCTGGGTGGTTCCCTCCGACACCATCACGGCGTCCGCATCCGACGAGAAGGAAGTGCTTTTCGATCCGTCGGAAGACAAGGTTTACCGGCACGCTTCCTTCTACAAGCTGCCCGATGAAGTCGGACACATGTAA
- the paaK gene encoding phenylacetate--CoA ligase PaaK, which translates to MTLPLQKLGKLDRMETASIDELRHEQLQRLRWSVVHAYTNVPFYRKAFDDIGLKPMDINSLDDLAKVPFTTKADLRDNYPFGMFATPMSDVVRVHASSGTTGKPTVVGYTQSDIHTWADIVARSIRAGGGSRGDKVHVAYGYGLFTGGLGAHYGAERLGCTVIPMSGGQTEKQVQLIKDFEPDIIMVTPSYMLNIADEMERQGIDPHKLPLRLGIFGAEPWTNAMRSEIEERLGIEALDIYGLSEVMGPGVGMECIETKDGPTIWEDHFYPEIINPETGEVLPDGEYGELVFTSLTKVALPILRYRTRDLTRLLPGTARPMRRIDKITGRSDDMLIIRGVNVFPSQIEEQVLKCDALAPHYEIEVYKDGNLDCVDIRAELKPGATDTPESRAAAAKELTHHIKSYIGISTRVEVVETNRLARSEGKAKRVFDRRNK; encoded by the coding sequence ATGACCTTACCACTGCAAAAACTTGGCAAACTTGACCGCATGGAAACCGCCAGCATCGATGAGCTGCGTCACGAACAGCTGCAGCGCCTGCGCTGGAGTGTTGTCCATGCCTATACCAACGTGCCTTTCTATCGCAAAGCGTTCGATGATATTGGCCTGAAGCCAATGGACATCAATTCCCTGGATGATTTGGCCAAGGTTCCGTTCACCACCAAGGCGGATCTGCGCGACAACTATCCGTTTGGCATGTTCGCCACGCCGATGTCCGACGTGGTCCGGGTTCATGCGTCCAGTGGTACCACCGGCAAACCCACCGTTGTGGGCTACACCCAGAGTGACATTCACACCTGGGCCGACATTGTGGCTCGCTCCATCCGGGCCGGTGGCGGCTCCCGTGGCGACAAGGTCCATGTGGCCTACGGCTACGGTCTGTTCACCGGTGGTCTTGGCGCCCACTATGGTGCCGAGCGCCTGGGATGTACCGTTATTCCTATGTCCGGCGGCCAGACCGAGAAACAGGTCCAGCTGATCAAGGACTTCGAGCCGGACATCATCATGGTCACACCGTCCTACATGCTGAACATCGCCGACGAAATGGAACGTCAGGGCATCGATCCCCACAAACTGCCCCTTCGCCTGGGCATCTTCGGCGCAGAGCCATGGACCAACGCCATGCGATCAGAGATCGAGGAGCGCCTGGGCATCGAGGCCCTCGATATCTACGGCCTGTCGGAAGTGATGGGGCCGGGCGTGGGCATGGAATGCATTGAAACCAAAGATGGCCCGACCATCTGGGAAGATCACTTCTATCCGGAAATCATCAACCCGGAAACCGGCGAAGTGCTGCCTGACGGTGAATACGGTGAGCTGGTCTTCACATCATTAACCAAGGTGGCCCTGCCGATTCTGCGCTACCGCACCCGCGACCTCACCCGCCTGCTCCCGGGCACAGCGCGCCCGATGCGCCGGATTGACAAAATTACCGGCCGCAGCGACGACATGCTGATCATTCGCGGCGTCAACGTGTTCCCGAGCCAGATCGAGGAGCAGGTGCTGAAATGCGACGCGCTGGCGCCTCACTACGAGATCGAGGTTTACAAGGATGGCAACCTGGACTGTGTGGACATCCGTGCCGAACTGAAACCGGGCGCAACTGATACCCCTGAAAGTCGTGCCGCGGCAGCCAAGGAACTGACTCACCACATCAAGTCCTACATCGGCATCAGTACCCGTGTAGAGGTGGTCGAAACCAATCGCCTCGCGCGCTCGGAAGGCAAGGCCAAGCGGGTATTTGACCGCCGTAACAAGTAA
- the paaZ gene encoding phenylacetic acid degradation bifunctional protein PaaZ → MSVLKSFIAGQWVGEKPAKALPSAVNGEIVAQTHDDTLDFKNAVEYGRKVGGKNLMAMDFQERALALKAMAMYLQEHKKELYALSMHTGSTKGDNGIDIDGGFGTLFSYASMGRRELPSGNVVHEGPVTPLGKNNHFAGTHILVPRGGVAVHIDAYNFPVWGMLEKFAPTFLAGMPSIVKPATSTCYVTELAVRLMQESGALPEGSLQLIIGSTGDLFDHLEEQDVVTFTGSAATARKLRNHPNIINRSIPFNAEADSLNSAILAPDVTPEHEEFDIFVKEVGREMTAKAGQKCTAIRRVLVQKDQVNAVCDKLKERLSKITVGDPSAEGVRMGALASIDQLEDVKANIQELLKTSELVVGGEGNFKATGDGTEKGAFIEPHLLLCRNPENGCGAHDIEAFGPVATVIPYDTIDDAVELCSKGRGSLVTTLTTRDPAIAGKVAPLLAAFHGRLHLLDAEAAKESTGHGSPLPMLKHGGPGRAGGGEELGGIRAVHHYLQRTAIQGSPSMLAAVTREYVRGANLIETDVHPFRRHFEDLQINESLLTHRRTVTEADIVNFGCLSGDHFYMHFDEIAARDSQFGKRIAHGYFVLSAAAGLFVYPGEGPVLANYGLDTLRFIEPVAPGDTIRARLTCKRKIDQGRTSPDGHPQGVVVWDVQVHNQNDEMVASYDILTLVAKKPE, encoded by the coding sequence ATGTCAGTCCTGAAAAGTTTCATTGCCGGCCAGTGGGTCGGTGAAAAGCCCGCCAAGGCCCTGCCCAGCGCGGTGAACGGCGAGATCGTTGCCCAAACCCACGACGACACCCTCGATTTCAAGAACGCCGTCGAGTATGGCCGCAAGGTTGGCGGTAAAAACCTGATGGCCATGGATTTCCAGGAGCGCGCCCTCGCGCTGAAAGCCATGGCGATGTACCTCCAGGAACACAAGAAAGAACTTTACGCCCTGTCGATGCATACCGGTTCCACCAAGGGCGATAACGGCATCGATATCGATGGCGGCTTTGGCACCCTGTTCTCCTATGCCAGCATGGGCCGGCGCGAGCTGCCTTCCGGCAATGTCGTTCACGAGGGTCCGGTAACTCCGCTGGGCAAGAACAACCACTTTGCAGGCACCCATATCCTGGTGCCCCGTGGTGGCGTGGCAGTTCACATTGATGCCTACAACTTTCCGGTGTGGGGCATGCTGGAGAAGTTTGCACCTACATTCCTGGCGGGCATGCCATCCATCGTGAAACCGGCCACGTCTACCTGTTATGTGACCGAACTGGCCGTTCGCCTGATGCAGGAATCCGGCGCGCTTCCCGAGGGCAGCCTGCAGCTGATCATCGGCAGCACCGGCGACCTGTTCGACCACCTGGAAGAGCAGGACGTGGTGACCTTTACCGGCTCCGCCGCCACTGCGCGGAAGCTGCGTAATCACCCGAACATTATCAACCGTTCGATTCCGTTCAACGCCGAAGCAGACTCCCTGAACAGCGCAATCCTCGCCCCGGACGTGACCCCCGAGCACGAAGAATTCGATATCTTCGTGAAGGAAGTAGGGCGTGAGATGACTGCCAAGGCCGGTCAGAAGTGTACCGCCATCCGTCGTGTCCTGGTCCAGAAAGATCAGGTAAACGCGGTCTGCGACAAGCTGAAAGAGCGGCTGTCGAAGATCACCGTGGGCGATCCTTCTGCTGAAGGCGTTCGCATGGGTGCACTGGCTTCCATCGACCAGCTGGAAGATGTAAAAGCCAACATCCAGGAACTGCTCAAGACCAGCGAGCTGGTGGTGGGTGGCGAAGGCAACTTCAAGGCTACCGGCGATGGCACCGAGAAAGGCGCCTTCATTGAGCCGCACCTGCTGCTGTGCCGAAACCCGGAAAACGGCTGTGGTGCCCACGATATCGAGGCCTTTGGCCCGGTAGCCACCGTAATCCCTTACGACACCATCGACGATGCCGTTGAGTTGTGTTCCAAAGGCCGTGGTTCCCTGGTGACTACCCTGACCACCCGTGACCCCGCCATTGCCGGCAAGGTCGCCCCACTACTGGCCGCCTTCCACGGCCGTCTGCATCTGCTGGATGCCGAAGCGGCGAAGGAATCCACCGGTCACGGCTCGCCCCTGCCCATGCTCAAGCACGGCGGCCCCGGTCGCGCCGGTGGTGGTGAAGAACTGGGCGGTATTCGTGCCGTACATCATTACCTGCAGCGCACCGCGATCCAGGGCTCCCCGAGCATGCTGGCTGCGGTCACCCGCGAATACGTGCGCGGTGCCAATCTCATCGAAACCGATGTGCATCCGTTCCGTCGCCACTTCGAAGACCTGCAGATCAACGAATCGTTGCTGACTCATCGACGCACAGTTACCGAAGCAGACATCGTCAACTTCGGCTGCCTGTCCGGTGATCATTTCTACATGCACTTTGATGAAATCGCAGCGCGGGACTCCCAGTTCGGCAAGCGTATTGCCCACGGCTATTTCGTGCTTTCCGCGGCGGCCGGTCTGTTCGTCTATCCGGGCGAAGGTCCGGTGCTGGCGAACTACGGTCTGGACACCCTGCGTTTCATTGAACCGGTTGCCCCGGGAGACACCATCCGGGCGCGTCTGACCTGCAAGCGCAAGATCGATCAGGGTCGGACATCTCCGGACGGACACCCGCAAGGTGTCGTGGTCTGGGATGTTCAGGTTCACAACCAGAACGACGAAATGGTTGCGAGCTACGACATCCTGACACTGGTTGCCAAGAAGCCCGAGTAA
- the paaE gene encoding 1,2-phenylacetyl-CoA epoxidase subunit PaaE — MNKFYSLTLKEVRPETRNAVSLAFDVPEDLADKFHYQQGQHLIVRTKLDGEEVRRSYSICRSVNDQELRIAVKQVPGGRFSTFANEQLKPGQTLEVMPPQGHFSIDLDPEREGNYLAVAAGSGITPILSIVKTTLETEPKSEVTLFYGNKATSSTMFRDELQDLKNEYMSRLNLVYIFTREEQDIDLYNGRLDHEKCDALFDHWINAKELTAAFICGPQLMTEDVRDSLLRHGMEKNRIHFELFTPVGGVPQARKDRDPAHVDPKSVSEVTVIADGRSLTFPLVRDTKSILDAGNEEGADLPYSCKAGVCSTCRAKVVEGEVEMDQNFALEDYEVEAGYVLSCQCYPISDKVVLDYDEM, encoded by the coding sequence ATGAACAAATTTTACTCACTGACCCTCAAAGAGGTCAGACCTGAAACAAGAAACGCCGTATCACTTGCTTTTGACGTGCCGGAAGATCTGGCAGACAAGTTTCACTACCAGCAGGGGCAGCACCTTATCGTGCGCACCAAGCTGGATGGCGAGGAAGTTCGCCGCTCCTACTCGATCTGCCGCAGTGTCAACGATCAGGAGCTTCGCATCGCCGTCAAACAGGTTCCGGGGGGTCGCTTCTCCACCTTTGCCAACGAGCAGCTCAAGCCCGGCCAGACTCTGGAAGTCATGCCGCCGCAGGGCCATTTTTCCATTGATCTGGACCCCGAGCGTGAAGGCAATTACCTGGCCGTTGCCGCTGGCAGTGGTATCACTCCCATCCTCTCAATCGTGAAGACGACTCTGGAGACCGAACCCAAGAGTGAAGTCACCCTGTTCTATGGCAACAAGGCCACCAGCAGCACCATGTTCCGTGACGAGCTTCAGGACCTGAAGAACGAGTACATGTCTCGCCTGAACCTGGTGTATATCTTCACTCGCGAAGAGCAGGACATTGACTTGTACAACGGGCGCCTGGATCACGAAAAGTGTGACGCCCTGTTTGACCACTGGATCAATGCCAAGGAACTCACAGCTGCTTTTATCTGTGGTCCGCAATTAATGACAGAGGACGTCAGAGACTCGCTGCTTCGCCACGGTATGGAAAAAAACCGAATCCATTTCGAGCTGTTTACGCCGGTCGGTGGCGTGCCCCAGGCACGGAAAGACCGTGACCCCGCCCATGTGGATCCGAAGTCCGTCAGCGAAGTGACTGTTATTGCCGACGGCCGTTCCCTGACCTTCCCGCTGGTGCGTGACACCAAGAGCATTCTGGATGCCGGAAACGAAGAAGGCGCTGATCTGCCGTACTCGTGCAAGGCTGGTGTCTGCTCAACATGCCGCGCCAAAGTAGTGGAAGGCGAGGTTGAGATGGACCAGAACTTTGCTCTGGAAGACTACGAGGTGGAAGCCGGATACGTGCTTTCCTGCCAGTGCTACCCGATCAGCGACAAGGTGGTTCTGGACTACGACGAAATGTAG
- a CDS encoding ABC transporter ATP-binding protein gives MTALVEVKGLDKAFGGVHAVEGVSFSVEAGQVYSVIGPNGAGKTTLFNLITGLYTPTKGEIMLNGESTAKLEPNDLAERGMCRTFQQMQICMNMTAIENVMLGRHLQLKSSLFTTLFRLPSLRRNEAAARKRAAELMEYVGCGDYLDAEASAMSYGALKRLEIARALAAEPKVILLDEPAAGLNAVETAALEELIRKIADQGTTVMLVEHDMKLVMGISDRLLVLNYGRVLAEGTPEEIRQNPDVIAAYLGG, from the coding sequence ATGACAGCGCTGGTCGAAGTAAAGGGGCTGGATAAAGCCTTCGGTGGTGTGCATGCGGTGGAAGGCGTCAGCTTTTCGGTTGAAGCCGGTCAGGTCTATTCTGTTATCGGCCCCAATGGCGCCGGCAAGACAACGCTGTTCAACCTGATCACCGGGCTTTATACGCCGACCAAAGGCGAGATCATGCTGAACGGTGAGAGTACCGCAAAACTGGAACCGAATGATCTGGCAGAGCGGGGTATGTGCCGCACGTTCCAGCAGATGCAGATCTGCATGAACATGACCGCCATCGAAAACGTGATGCTGGGCCGGCACCTGCAGCTCAAAAGCAGCCTGTTTACCACCCTGTTCCGTTTGCCTTCCCTGCGTCGCAACGAAGCTGCGGCCCGGAAGCGCGCTGCCGAGCTGATGGAATACGTGGGCTGTGGTGACTACCTTGATGCCGAAGCGTCGGCGATGTCCTATGGCGCGCTCAAGCGCCTGGAGATTGCCAGGGCATTGGCCGCCGAACCCAAGGTTATCCTTCTGGACGAGCCGGCCGCCGGTTTGAACGCGGTTGAAACCGCGGCCCTTGAGGAACTGATCCGGAAAATTGCGGATCAGGGCACCACGGTAATGCTGGTTGAGCACGACATGAAACTGGTGATGGGGATATCCGACCGGTTACTGGTGCTTAACTACGGCCGTGTTCTGGCTGAAGGGACCCCTGAGGAAATTCGCCAGAACCCGGATGTTATCGCCGCCTATCTGGGTGGCTGA
- the paaC gene encoding 1,2-phenylacetyl-CoA epoxidase subunit PaaC, producing MTQAEALKEYLLRLADSDMILGQRLCELCGKAPALEEEMALMNVALDLVGQARNWYEYAAELIDDGRDADKLAFRRDAQDYRNLLLTEQPNEDYAVTMGRQFFFDVYHYFTLKSLTESSDERIAGIAAKALKEATYHLRRSSEWVKRLGDGTEESHGRMQEAVDILWRFTGELITPDDTDRVMAEAGIGPDPDQLAKDWRGMVNEVLTQATLTPGAEDAWMYMGGKHGEHTEHLGFILAEMQFLQRAYPDATTW from the coding sequence ATGACACAAGCAGAAGCATTAAAGGAATACCTGCTGCGCCTGGCAGATTCCGACATGATCCTGGGGCAGCGCCTGTGCGAACTGTGCGGCAAGGCTCCGGCACTTGAGGAAGAGATGGCACTGATGAACGTTGCCCTCGACCTCGTCGGCCAGGCCCGTAACTGGTACGAGTACGCAGCCGAGCTGATCGACGATGGCCGCGACGCCGACAAGCTGGCATTCCGTCGCGACGCCCAAGACTACCGTAACCTGCTGCTCACCGAGCAGCCCAACGAGGATTACGCCGTCACTATGGGCCGTCAGTTCTTCTTCGACGTGTACCACTATTTCACGCTCAAGAGCCTGACCGAATCCAGCGACGAGCGCATTGCCGGCATCGCCGCCAAGGCTCTGAAAGAGGCGACTTATCACTTGCGTCGTTCCTCGGAGTGGGTGAAGCGTCTGGGCGATGGCACTGAAGAAAGCCACGGCCGGATGCAGGAGGCTGTCGATATCCTCTGGCGCTTTACCGGCGAACTTATAACTCCGGACGACACTGATCGCGTGATGGCCGAGGCGGGCATTGGCCCGGATCCGGACCAGCTCGCCAAAGACTGGCGTGGCATGGTCAACGAGGTACTCACCCAGGCCACCCTGACACCGGGCGCCGAAGACGCCTGGATGTACATGGGCGGCAAGCACGGCGAGCACACCGAACACCTCGGTTTCATTCTGGCAGAAATGCAGTTCCTGCAGAGGGCCTATCCCGATGCCACAACATGGTGA